ccaccaccaccaccaccacaaccacaaccactGCAAAGCCAACAACGTCAAGCGCTACTACGACCAGGAGTACCACTACAAAGCCATCGACGACGTCCACTGTCTCCACGACAACCACGAAGAAGTACAATTTACGCCCAAGGCCTAGTCTCGTTCCGCTTACCAATAGACCACAGCTGCCACCAACAACCACACCAGCAGGAACGACTCGTAAAACAACTACGCCAACGACCAAAGCCACCTCCACAACGGTGACAACGACCATCCCCACCAGCACTCAATCCGACCTGGTGGCGGTTGAACAGTCCGTGCCATCAACAACCGAGGAGGTGATAATGCCCGGCCTGGCCATGGCCCCACTGCAGCCGATAGAAAAGCTCCACTCCGCTCCGAGTCTGATGAAGTTCTTCGTGTACGCCATATCGACCGTAGTGCTGTTTGCGTGCATTTTAAGCGCTGCGTACCATTACGCACGGCGGTCGCGTTCCAGCGTGCTGGCAAGGTTGAAGGAAAAATCGCAAAAGAGTGGCTTCGAGGACATCCGGTTCCTGGCTGGCGATGAAGATTTAGACTTTAACATTTCGCACGGGCGCGATGTGGAGGAGGGAGAGGAGGTGCTGGAAAAGGAAGGCAAAGGGgaggcaaaagcaaaacaggaAACCAATCCAAGCAAGAAGGACGCAAAAGCGGACGTCGTAAGGATGGCAAAGCAGGAAGATAAGAAGAACCTTGCCACACATGGGCGCGGGGAAGTGGAAAGCAACACCGATAGCGACGCGTCGACGGATGACGATGGggcgggcggtggtggtggtgcgaaaAGGACACATGggaagcagaacaaaaaagcGTACCAGAAGTATGTAAAACACCACGACGAGGATATGGCATCGAGCTTACTGTAAGTGTGTTGATAAGAGCGGTGGTGGACAGCGTCACCATCCGGCGGGCACGTACCGCGGGGAATTCCGATAAGCAAATGATGCCGTTCTCTTGGTTTGCTCCTCCTTCCTACCCGCTCGCTGCTAAGCATAACAGGAAATTATGATGCGCAAATGCTGCGATAAAGATGCGATTGTAGGAAAGTGATGAACTCCGCGGGGTGCGGGACACAAAAACGAAAGTGAAATGTTTTAAGGCagaattttgtatttttctttagGGTGAGTTGGTGTGAGTTAGTATGAGTATTTATTGGATGTAAATTGATACTGCATGGCGATGAGCGCAAGTACactttatattttgaaaataaacgACTTTACATTCAAACCAAAGTAGGCGAGCACGTGTGCGTTCCCTGTCTCTACAGTGGGGAAGAGACGCTGCTCTCGTTCATTTTGTGACAGGGACAACAaaagaataatattttttccgttgatttcatttcaaagagatactatttaaaatatttctaatTGCATTCTAAAATATTgtagaaaataataaattacaaaaaaaaacaaatttataattttgtCCACTAAAGCAATGACGGAGTCCCACTGTCAACTACGTGTCATCTGTTGTACGTGTCACTTTCGCTGCACGAAAACAATCTTTTGgtagtgtgttgtgttgtaatTTCGGTCTCGGTGTGTGTAttgcgtttgttgtttttcatttggATCGCAAAATGATTGTAAAATTACGAATATCCGAACACGTTAAGAAGGTTAATAGTGAAATAGGCTCTCTGCCCTTGTTTTCCTTCCAACCCACAACTAACCCTATCCCTTCTTCGCTTTGCAGCGTATTTGCGATCCGACGTTTGCCTCGTCGCCGGGTACGGGCGAGCTGTACGGTACCATCTGTGACGGTGTGCCGACAGTGATCGGGTTTGCCCGGGTCCTGAAACAACCAGCCGAAGCAGCGACAGTCGACCCAGACGCGGCCGAACAGTGCGCACCCGCCGATACGCCCGCTCCCATCCAGCAAAGCCTACCGAGCGGGTTGGATCTGATCGGCTGGGTCAAGACGGGCCCGTACGCCGATCCGACCGACTTTCTGCTCAAATCCGGCCCGGATGCGTTCGTGACGGACAATCCGGTCTACCTGCACTACACCGGCGATCCGGGGGCCGACCTGCAGACGTTCATTTTCGAGCAGCGCAAGCTGCAGCCGGTCGAGTGCGTCCTGTTCGCGGACGAGTTCCTGCACCGGGAGTACTACCTGCTGCGGCTCCAGTGCACGCTGACGCTGGTGTGCGAGCAGACGGAAAAATCGGTCTGCGAGAATGCGTTCCGGCTGCGGCGACAGCTCGGGTCGGGCAGTGTGGCGTTTACGGTGCCGGCCGCTGCCGGCGTGATGCTGAGCGACTACGCCGTGACGGGCATCGATAAGGAGGAGAGCGTTGAAATGCTGCACGCAATGGCCACGGCACCGAAGCCGGAGCAGGACGATGGGTTCGGGGTGGCCAGTGGGCGGGTGAAGGCGAAAAAGGTACCGGTGAGCAGTAAGGCGCCGAGCGGCTACCGGGTGATCGATTTCGGGCTGCTGATCAAGAAGTCGAAGGACGAGGTGGACGAAAAGTTGCGCCGGGAGGCGTGCAACGTCACGATTGACCGACGGAACGAGGCGCAAACGGTGAAGGTACCGTTTCAGGTGGACTGTCTCAGTATGGTGCACCGGACGAAGAAGCTGGACAAGTGTTTCGACAACATGGTGGAGAGTGTGGACTGTTCGCTCGGATTGATCGAGGCCGCACTGCTCGAGCAGCTGCGGCACCAGAACCGGTTGTACGTGTCCAAGTGCTACCACATGCTGCCGCGAGAGCTGGGACACTTTGTGACGTGCGTGTATCCGCTCGGGGAAGCGGTGAGCGAAATGGAATCGTTCCTGGAGCGGCAGCGCGCTATCATGCATAAGCAGTTTGTGCTACCGCTGAACCGGCCCTACTTCCGGAAGGGCAATGCGCACCGGTTTGGACAGAGCAAGGTGCTGATCAATCCGCACGAAACTCTCACCGTACCACGTAAGTTTGGGAAGGGCCAATGTTTCCATTCCAATTCCAATAAcgctttgtttcttttcttttactaTCCAGATCCAGAGGGCAGAACCGCGGTTGTGGACGGTGTGTACACCTACCATCACTACATGCAGGACAACTTCGACGATAACGGCTGGGGCTGCGCGTACCGGTCGCTGCAAACGCTCGTCTCCTGGTTCAACCTGCAGGGGTACAGTTCCGGTCCGATTCCGACCCACAACGACATACAGTCCTGTCTGGTGCGGCTCGGCGATAAGCAGCGGCCCTTCATCGGGTCCCGCCAGTGGATCGGTTCGACCGAGGTGTCCATGTGTCTGAGCGGGCTGCTCGGGATCGATTCGCGCATCATGTTCGTGATGCACGGCAGTGAGCTGGCGTCGCGTGGCatggagctgctgcagcattTCCAGCAGGAAGGCACCCCGATCATGATTGGGGGCGGCGTGCTGGCCCACACCATACTGGGCGTCTCGATGAACGCGGAGCTGGGCGAGACCAAGTTTCTGATACTGGACCCACACTACACCGGCCCGGACGAGCTTGGTCCGGTACTGGGGAAAGGGTGGTGCGCATGGAAGGGAGGCGACTTTTGGGACAAGGTCGCCCATTACAACCTATGCATGCCGATACGTCCGAAGCGATTGTAAGGGAGGGGAGTGACAGGACCGGGGATTtgcttttttggtgtgtttatGATGGGGCGCCGGGAAACCGTTTTTCTGTACGTTTCACACATGTTTCACGTCTTTATCGTCTGTATAATTGTTGTTGCTTAAAAACATGTTCTCCCTCTATTtaaatttacttttttgtattcAAATTTGGGGTAGGGCTCTCGTGCTGTGTACGATTtacgcgagagagagagagagtttggcCAGTTTTTAAGAACGTTGGCCGGTCGACTGCAAACTATATTATAATAAAGCACTTTAAATGTTTACaactttaaaatattatcttGTCAAGTCTGTCCTAAGGTATCTTTTTGTTGTGTTCGTTTATTCGTACCTCCACATTTGGGGCAACTCCGGTGCTCTATTGCAGTGATCTTCAACCTGTGGTTCGCGGATTCTACAAAATAGTGGAGAGCACAGGAATCGTTTCGCATCTTGGGCAAAAGAGTGACTTAATCAATTGAATATGGTTCAATGAAGTCCACGAAGTCCGCAAAGGTCACAGCATGACTGTGTAGATCGTTACGTTGCGGTAGACTATGCATTATGACACAAATTCTtccaaaatttcaaatttttcgatttttttcgaTTAATTGATCTGCAAATTTATTCCCTATTACTTAAATTCAGTGCTGTAAATACTggagagaaagaaatctaACAGTTCCAAAGTCGAGATATACATTCGCAGACATTCCAACGTTTTGGCATAAGTTTCAACGCCCAGAACAGAGTGAGTGTCAATTCACAGCTCGAGATATCATAGaattcaaaaacaattttaggATAAACATTGATCCAGCATCATTCCATTAACTTAAATATCTTCTTCATTGACTGAGAGTGTCCCCGAGATATGGACTACTCAGAATTGTGTTTCCCAGTAACATTTAACAAGTTTCTAATCGCTATTTTTGAATTAGCTTAGATCTTGCCTAAATTTTCCCAAAATTGTACGAAGTCTTGTTCCTAGAGCCTAAACCTGCCGGTGATGCATAGATGCGCAGAAGCGTTATTGGGACTGTCATATCAGTCACATGTCAACGGAAAACAAAGCACAAGCACAGAGCCTTGAGATTGTTCAAACGAACCGAAAAGATGTACAAAGTCCTGCGGCTCTAAGGTGACTTGATTGCGCGAACGCCGGTTGCCTTGACGGTTGCGCTGAACCGTCCACCGTTCTGGGTACGCCAGTTCAGTGGGCCAAGCGTTTGGAAGCGTTTTAGAAGTGCCTGATATGTAAGGAAAGCTTCTCAAGGTTTACAAACTTTCTGCTGTTTGCTTGTAACACATTCCGcaagtgtgtaaacaaaatagCACCCTGCATGGCACGTGGCTTATGCTTGCGCAACTACCCTCTCACAGTGTGGCGTCTTATTGCGCAATCAGCAGTAAAGCAACGCCATTGCACGCACTGATGTAAAGTTGCACCTAAAGTAGTTGTAGCGTTCCGGAGCTGTTGGACTTGTAAACTGTTGTAGCATCGTTTATTGAACTTTCGAgagactctggatgactccgttGAAGGTACTGTAGGCTCAACAGCCACAGCAGCTCTTTCTCATATGATCGTTATGGGGTGAAACGTAGCCGGATATGTTTTTACCCTCGGTGGTGTCGTTTAGCTTGACCTGACCCCCTCGGACAAAGGAATACGACAAGCATCGTAAAACATTCCACCAGGTCACGTTCCCGTTATCGACCCCGCAGCGTGTTGCACGGAGCTGAAATGCTTCAACACCTAGCCAGAGGTCATGACGTTTCCGTTGCGAGCCGTCGGGCGTCCAGCTTATCTCGCAGTGTACCCCCGACGAGTGAGTGATCGCAAAATGCGTGAAAATTTGCAGCTTTTTGTAGCCTGCCCTGCGGTGGCGAACCTCCAGGCTGAACCGGTCAGGGGTTTGGTGTAGCATTTTGTTGTCCAGTTTTGATAACGCGAACGCGGAGCTTTGTAATGGAGCTGGTGCCCTTGGGCAGGGCCCAGGTGTTATCACGGCACGGATGTGTCGATCGCGGGATAGCGTCCTTGGTGCGAGGGTTATATAAGATGGCACCGGTGTGAACGACATGGATACAGTGCGTGTTGAGTGTTCAGGCACGAAGGATCCAGGCACCTGCAGCAAGTAGTCGCTGGTGACCTACGTGTTGCTCGGTCGTTTGGTTGGAGATTTATCCCCGGAACTAGTGATCTAGTGTGAGTGAACAACGTCAAAGATGGTGCGGTGTTTAGTTAGGAGACAAATTTCCTGGCTGGCAGCGGTGTCAGTGGTGCTAACAGTAGTGGCACAATGTGAGGCCAAAAAGTGCGGTGTCATGTGTCGTGTGCGTGATCCGTTAACGATCGGCAGTAGTCAAATGTTGAAGGAGTGCCTGTACGAGATATACCCGGTCGAGAGCACACAGAACACGGATGCTGGTGGACACATGCTGTACGCGAGCGATGAACGACGCAATCGTCTGTTCTCGCTGTACGGTGGTCCGAGCTCGTGCGAGTACTTCGGTACGATGATTCAGACGGCGAAGGGGCGCGACACGCTGGTGGAGACGATCCGTCGCCAGCTGCAGAAGAGTGGCTTCAAGGGGCTGGATCTGCAGTGCGATCCGGTGCAGGCTCGCGTCACCCAGCAGACGTACGCGGAGTTTATGGAGCAGCTGCGCAGCTTCCTGGGCAACACGTACGTGGTGATGGTGACAATGAACAGCTGCCAGCTGGAGCCGAAGCTGGTGGAGACACTGAACCGAGTGGCGGACTTTGTCACGATCAACCATGTCGGACAGGTAAGGCGGACACGATCGAGTGAGAAGTGGTTTGATGTTTGAAGATCTCGTGTGTTCTTGTGTTCTTTGCCTCTGCAGTCCTCGATGCTATCCAGTGCGCTGATGTACGGTTTGGCCAGACATCGTCTGCTGCTGACGACACCATCGCCAGCCTCGATCAGCTGTCCGCTAAACAGCGACTACTCGCTGAACGAGGTGCTGAGCCAGATCGAGCAGCATCATCTGTTCGGAGCAGTCGTTGAGCTTGATCGGGACGATGTGAACAATCAATGCGGCGAAGGTCCTTTCCCGCTGTTCCGCAAGGTGCTGGATCGGCTCTGCTCGAATGCTGAGTGTAACTTCAGTGGATTCGTGCGGGATACGCGCAACTGTGGCCAGTACTACTCGTGTGTCAATGGACAGTAAGTACGCCGCTGGTTACCTGACATCTCCACCATTTGTAAGATGTATGCTCATTGTTTTTCTTAATCTCTTATTGTGATGTTTAGCAAGCAAACCCATCACTGCCCGGTTGGTCATTCGTTCGATCTGTGTCAAAGCAGTTGCCAGCCAATCCTGCAGGTAAACTGCAACAGCACGACGTGCGTCGTCACTGGCAGCTTGCCCAACGGTCTGACGCCCATCCGGTTCCCGATTCCGTTCCCGAACCCCAATGCCAACTGCCCGATGGGAGGCGGCGGTGGCAACAACGGTGGAGGCGGCGGTAACAATGGTGGAGGCGGCGGTAACAACGGAGGCGGCGGAGGCAATAACCAGACGTCGAACTGCTGCTGCGATGTGCTGCGCAATCTTACAACATTCATCAATGGCACCGCCCAGTTCTCGCAGTTCATAGAGTTTGTGAAGGAAATCGGGGTGGATGGTACGGCGGGCCAAGTTCGTACCGCGCTGTCGAGCATCACCGGTCCACTGAATAACATCGTTCAGGTGGTGAACAACATCCTCGGAGGTTTACTGAATGGGCAGCAGCAACTGAATAACACGATGAATGGCATGAACAATATAGGCGTTACTACCGGTCTGTTGGATCAGTTACTGAATCTGTTGAAAACACTGCTCCAAAATTTgttaggtggtggtggtggtggagcagcACCAGCTAGTGGTAGTGGACTACCTCTCGCTGGTAATGTTGTGCCTGGTACTGGTGGACTACCTGCCGTTAGTAATGTTATGGCTGGAGGCACTGGAGTACCGGTCGTTAGTGCGGTTGCGCCTGTTGCTAGTGGCGATCCTACAAACCTTGTTCCAGCAGCCGGTACAGCAAATCTGGCGGGTAGTTTAGGACTCCTGTAAGCTACACTACACTAAGAAGCTCTCAGCAGGGCATTGAAGTTCCTGCACGAGGGTATACAATTGTTTGTAGTGCGTGTTGAATATACatagttaaataaattaatattctAAAAATCTACCATTTGACATTTATGATCATTAGGACATTTGCATAAGACCTTCAATGACGACAATCGGTCCACAGGGATGGACGGGTAAAGGGGCACAACGACGATGGTTAGTAGCCGAGTGGAGGCAAATGTTACAAGAAATAACTGTCTCTTCAGCTTCTCGTAGTACTGACATGCTCAGTTCAAAGCGTGTCATCGCTAGTGGCGAATGTCCTTACGATTTTATGGAAATACATGCGATTGACTGGGCCTGTTcatgaatttatttaattattcaatttaacGTTTTTGAGTTCTTGTTATTGGATTAGGGCGAAATGGGAAAGTTGAGCCAACCTGCACTAATAGTTCGGCACTCACTGGCTGGTCACTCAGCAAAGTGCTGAGAGGCCACTCAGCACGATCCGAAGGACGATCAACGATCaaagaagaacaaacaaaaaaatgaaactacCTGTGTTACTCTTATTAAATCCAATTGAGATgtatttcaataaaatatcCTTAAATACCAACACGAATACGTGTATACTTACGATCAACTCATCTACCCAGCTGAGTGGCGAATTTCCTGTACTTATAACCCTTGGGGCCATCAGACCATCAGGGGGCTCTCTGTGGGCGATTGGTCCGCTCAACGATAAAGGATTTACTGGTCTTCTTGCACACAGCCTTCAGCTTATTGTTTCACCTGCCAACCGCTAACGGTCATCGCTACTGAGCCTTTTCTGATCGTCTGGCATTTTGTAAGCTGCCCTGCTCTTCAATTCAAATGTACACCCGTTCATATGCCGATCATCGAATTGTTGATTATACAGATTGCAGCGTTGTCGAATATTACTTAAGATTCATTAGTTGCAACTtgatgagactttggtaaaataattttcttgattattttgtaaaacaaacgaaGAATGCTCTGTTGGGATGTTAGGAGATCACGTGTAGCCACAGATACGGGCACTCACCATTAACTTTTTAtgtattgttttaaaagtaGGCGTAAGAAATTTATGATTTAATGAAACATATCGAATATTTCTTGAATATATGggaaaatgtaaagaaaaagCTTCGATCTTCATCAGAGATGCAAATGGTGTTGAAATAAACGAGTGATATGACTAGAttgcaaacaataaaaaaaagcataattgTGTCCAAGATTCTTAGTTGTTAGCATGTTGGCAAGAATGGTTTCGAGTGGCATAGCGATTAAGAGATCCGAATGGAAGAAatcttaaaaacaaaactttagtTAGACACTACCACTCTGATGTTTTGCTAGCAGAAAGGATTTGGCACTAGTGTGAGCATACTTGTACAGAGTCTTAATATAGTAGTGAATTGTAGATATAGTATAGATATAGTATAGATATAGTATAGATTTAGTGTAGCATTGCTACTACAAGCAGTGTTCTTTAATCCTGTTCTCGTACGGATCAATAATCCAATCGATTAGGAAAATGATGATTTGTGCATGAGATATGAACCAAATATCAGCTGTAAAGGGTCGCCTTCGCCGTATATTATGAATCTTTTAGGTCATCCGAGTACCTAATCCTGATTATGATCTTACTAATTCTACCTATGACGATCAGTCCTTATTAtgccagcaacagcaggcAGACGATCATGCAAAAAGTCAACTGCTTGTGTATGTATAACAGGTTGCCCCGAATACGAGTTAACGCGGGCACACCTGACAGGGCACAGCTGACAGCCACGTGTTTGCTGGCGCGATCAGCCATTTATAGTGCTGGAATAGCTGTTTACGGATGGCGCCAGGGGAGGTCAACTGAGCAGAGTATGCAGAGCTCGACGGAGAGCACTACTGCTACCCGACACCGATCAGCTTAATCTGGCTGTCTTGGTTCCGGTTTGCTCTACCCAAGAGGTCATGGAGCTGGTCTTCAACAACGCTCATCTTAATACACCACGTACGCTACAAAAACGAGTTTCCGCATAGTTTCGCAGTGTTGTTTACAATTAATCTGTCCATTGTTTAGTGCCTGCATCATGATGCTCGGTTGAACAAAGGAACGATCGAAGAGCACCTGAAACGGTCTGGACCACG
This genomic interval from Anopheles merus strain MAF chromosome 3L, AmerM5.1, whole genome shotgun sequence contains the following:
- the LOC121598466 gene encoding ufm1-specific protease 2 produces the protein MIVKLRISEHVKKRICDPTFASSPGTGELYGTICDGVPTVIGFARVLKQPAEAATVDPDAAEQCAPADTPAPIQQSLPSGLDLIGWVKTGPYADPTDFLLKSGPDAFVTDNPVYLHYTGDPGADLQTFIFEQRKLQPVECVLFADEFLHREYYLLRLQCTLTLVCEQTEKSVCENAFRLRRQLGSGSVAFTVPAAAGVMLSDYAVTGIDKEESVEMLHAMATAPKPEQDDGFGVASGRVKAKKVPVSSKAPSGYRVIDFGLLIKKSKDEVDEKLRREACNVTIDRRNEAQTVKVPFQVDCLSMVHRTKKLDKCFDNMVESVDCSLGLIEAALLEQLRHQNRLYVSKCYHMLPRELGHFVTCVYPLGEAVSEMESFLERQRAIMHKQFVLPLNRPYFRKGNAHRFGQSKVLINPHETLTVPHPEGRTAVVDGVYTYHHYMQDNFDDNGWGCAYRSLQTLVSWFNLQGYSSGPIPTHNDIQSCLVRLGDKQRPFIGSRQWIGSTEVSMCLSGLLGIDSRIMFVMHGSELASRGMELLQHFQQEGTPIMIGGGVLAHTILGVSMNAELGETKFLILDPHYTGPDELGPVLGKGWCAWKGGDFWDKVAHYNLCMPIRPKRL
- the LOC121599919 gene encoding uncharacterized protein LOC121599919, with translation MCRVRDPLTIGSSQMLKECLYEIYPVESTQNTDAGGHMLYASDERRNRLFSLYGGPSSCEYFGTMIQTAKGRDTLVETIRRQLQKSGFKGLDLQCDPVQARVTQQTYAEFMEQLRSFLGNTYVVMVTMNSCQLEPKLVETLNRVADFVTINHVGQSSMLSSALMYGLARHRLLLTTPSPASISCPLNSDYSLNEVLSQIEQHHLFGAVVELDRDDVNNQCGEGPFPLFRKVLDRLCSNAECNFSGFVRDTRNCGQYYSCVNGHKQTHHCPVGHSFDLCQSSCQPILQVNCNSTTCVVTGSLPNGLTPIRFPIPFPNPNANCPMGGGGGNNGGGGGNNGGGGGNNGGGGGNNQTSNCCCDVLRNLTTFINGTAQFSQFIEFVKEIGVDGTAGQVRTALSSITGPLNNIVQVVNNILGGLLNGQQQLNNTMNGMNNIGVTTGLLDQLLNLLKTLLQNLLGGGGGGAAPASGSGLPLAGNVVPGTGGLPAVSNVMAGGTGVPVVSAVAPVASGDPTNLVPAAGTANLAGSLGLL